CGTCCTTGGGGCGAAAAAGCAGATATCGCCCTGCCTTCTGCCACTCAGAACGAACTTAACGGCGACGATGCCAAGACATTGGTTGCCAACGGTGTAATTGCAGTTTCCGAAGGTGCCAACATGCCTTCTACTCCGGAAGCAATCAAAGTATTTCAGGATGCTAAGATTCTTTATGCTCCAGGTAAAGCGGCTAATGCTGGTGGTGTATCTGTATCAGGTCTTGAAATGACTCAGAACTCTATCAAACTGAGTTGGAGTGCAGAAGAAGTTGACGAGAAACTGAAAAGCATTATGAAGAATATCCACGAAGCTTGCGTTCAGTATGGTACTGAAGCCGACGGATATGTAAACTATGTGAAAGGTGCTAACGTAGCCGGATTTATGAAGGTTGCAAAAGCAATGATGGCACAAGGTATCGTATAATCAGCCCATAAGATATAAGTAAGCTATAGTTTATTAAAAACTCCCGCTTTCCTAAGGGAAAAGCGGGAGTTTTTTTATACAGTCTCAAAGTATGGTTCCGTAAAAGGTTACGAACTGAACGGTTATATGGGAAATGACAGGATTTTCCCGATATAATACAGAGACTCCATGAAAAATTTCGAATTGTTCATCAAACAGCGACATACATGTTATAAAACAAATCCAGCATACAGAACGGGAGTTGCCATATCATTCTCACAACCCCATTTTTTCTTTTAACATTCAATGTCAATTGATATTCAACTCTTTTATCTACCTTTGCATACGAATAATCCATTAATTCTGAATAAACAGATGAAACTAAGAAATGTATCAGCCGGAATAGTCTTATGTCTGACAATGGTTTCCTGCATCCAAGATGAAGCTTTGAATGTCGAAGCAGCTATAGACGGATGCAGCGGTACTAACATCCAATTATCCACTATTAACCCTAGTAGTAAAACAGCTTCTATTTATGTATCTAAGTCTACAGACTTATCTGCATTAGAAATTAAATTCACATTACCAGACGGAGCTAGTATAGAACCTGTTAATGCAATAGCAAATGATGCTCCTCCCAAATATGACTTTTCTACTTCACAGATCCCCATTACTCCAGAACAAACATTGGAACAGTATCAACGTAAGTTCAGAGTTACATCTGAAAGTGAAACAACTGAAGCTGTCTATACCATTACTGTAATCAAATCTGAACTTCCTACAAATTTCCATTTCGAAAACTTAGTAGATGGAAGTTCCGATTACCATGAACTTTATGAATTTAATCAGCAACAAGGAGAAACGCTCCAATGGGCGAGTGGAAATCCGGGCTTCAAACTTACCGGTATGGCAAAGTCCCCCTTTGATTACCCAACTTTACAAACTGAAGGTTATATAGGTAAAGGTATTCGACTAGAGACAAAGAGTACAGGAGATTTTGGCGAAAAAGTTAAGATGCCAATTGCAGCAGGTAACCTTTTCATCGGTACATTCATAGTAAAAGATGCATTAAGAGATGCCAAAGCTGCTACAAAATTCGGATTCCCATTTTTCAAACATCCAAAAACATTAAAAGGATATTATAAATTTCAACCTGGCACTGTTTATATTTCGGGCACTGATGAAAACCGAAAGCCTATAATAGATCCTTCAATGGAAGGAAAGGATAAAGGTGATATATATGCCGTCTTATACGAAGCTGACGATGTGGAAGATTTCCTTGATGGATATAATTCCCTAAATTCCAATAAGATTATAGCTCTTGCAAGAATTCCGTCAATAGAAAAGACGAGTGAGTGGAAACAGTTTGAATTACCTTTTGAATATAAAAAAGCAATAGATGAATCAGCTCTCAAGGAAGGTAAATACAAACTCGCTGTTGTATTCTCTTCCAGCATAAATGGAGCAGAATTTAAAGGTTCAGTAGGAAGTACTTTGTGGATAGACGAGGTAACTATTCAGTGTAAAGAAGACAACGAATAATAACTTAAAAAGTAATTTATATATGAATAAATATATATTGGCTAGTATTGTTATCCTTTTTTGCAGTATCAGCCAAATCAATGCACAATCGTCCGAACACAAAGGACTACTATGGTCTTCTCTTCATGGACTAGACTATCAATTCAAAGCAGGTGTAAATATCGGTGGGACATCTCCTCTTCCCCTTCCCGAAGAAATCAGAAGCATCGAAAGCTATTCTCCCGGACTTGCTATTACTCTGGAAGGTAATGTAACAAAATGGATAGATGTCCAAAAGAAATGGGGAGTTAGTTTAGGAGTACGTCTTGCTAACAAAAACATGACTACCGAGGCTCTAGTGAAAAACTATGGTATGGAAATATTCAACGACATAGGCGGAAAAGTAGAAGGACTTTGGACAGGAGGAGTCAAGACTAAAGTCAAAATGTCTCTTTTGACAATACCCATATTAGCCAACTACAAAATCAGTGATCGCTGGAAATTGGTTGCGGGGCCTTATCTATCATATATGATGGATGGTGATTTCTCTGGACATGTTTACGAGGGCCATCTCCGCTCCCCGGATGCTACTGGTAGCCGCGTTAATTTCGAGGGTGATAATATAGCAACTTATGATTTCTCTAGCAGTCTACGCAAATTTCAATGGGGATTACAGCTAGGCGGAGAGTGGAAAGCCTATAAACACCTAAATGTGTACGCTGACCTAACATGGGGACTAAACGATATTTTCAAGAAAGACTTTACTACAATTTCGTTTGCTATGTATCCTATTTATTTGAATATAGGATTTGGATATGCATTCTAAAGATAAGTACACAGGGAATCTCCTATGTAAAACCGAAATATTATTTTAAGAGAGTATACAAAAAGAGGCTGTCTCAAAATAGAAAAATTGGATAGACTTACTTATAATCTATAAGTTACGATATAAAAATCTCCTGTTTTAGCTTTCATCTATCTTAATGATATGGCTAAAACCAGGAGATTTTTTACTTTTAAGTTTCAATCTATAAGATTTTTGCTTTAGCAATTCTATTTTGAGACAGCCTCTTTTTAGTTTAGTTTTCAAGCGAAAGGAAGCTATATTTAATTTAACAAAAGAAAACCTCCAACAGAAAAAATTATTCAGTAGGAAAGGAATATATTTATAATTTCACTCATTACCGTACGGAGACGAATGAAATGCTATAATAGTTTGCAACATTGCTTTTGCAGCCTATAACTCTTTGATTTCATCAAGAGACAGTCCTGTGTATTTGGATATGAAATCAACCGCTAATCCGTCCGACTTCATTTTTCGGGCAACTTCAAACTTCTCTTGCTCGATACTTTTTTCAATCCTCTGCGTTCCGCACTGTTATACAACGTCTTTTCCACGCTGATAATGTCCCAAAAATTTTCATATCCCAGCAGTTGCGCATCGGTAAAAGCTGATTCCTCCAATGCATTAATAGCTTTTTTCACTTCCGGATTATCTATCAAATCTTCGGGCACTTCGCGAGTGTTTTCGTTGATTTCGGTCAGATAGCGTAACCACAACACTTGCATCTTCTTTTCACTATATGTATGCGGGCTGAACTTGGGTAGTTCTACGAATATCAAATGCAGGCCATCAATCACTCTATCGGTATTCTCTTCATGAACCAGACGATAATAGTGATAGAAAACCGGTAATTCAGATTCAAACATTTCGTTCACTAGATTGAGCGAATACACAGGTTGAAGCAGTTCATATTACTCGCCCGAATTGATTTGGCGTACGTATGCTTTGGAAGCATTGAGCAATACACGCTGCTTGAATTCCAGAGACCAGATCATCTGCATCTCAGCAATAAACTACTGCCTTCCGAACTTATCCTTGCAACGCACGTCCACAATGCTGTTTTTACGCAATGGATTATCCGGCACAATTTCGGCAGGAAGATATTCAATATCAGTAATCTCCTGACCGACAGAAATGGGAAGCAAGGCGTTAAGCAAGCTCATCACTAAATCGGGATGCTCACCAAATACACGTTTAAAAGTCAAGTCCGCCTTTGGATCTAAGTATTTCATAATCTCATTATTTCTTTTTTAGACATACAAAAATAAAGTTTATTTTTCTAATAAAAGAGAAGAAAGGAGATATTTGCCCCGATAGGGCACGGCTTTTTCATTTAAGAAATATTGTTCATCGCTTGTTATTGTAGTAAAAATCCTACTGCGCAGCGATGCGGAAACACCGCCTTAGGTGTTTCTTCTTATCGTTCATTTTTGACGGGATACTATCTCCTTGTGTTGATGGTTTGAATTATCTGCATATTTGGAAGAAATGAAAAATGTTATCTTATATTACTTCGTAAACGAATGCACTTTTCGATGCTCCTCTATTCTATAATACAGTTTTCTCTATTTTTACAACCAGCTATTCCGCTATTAATAAACTTGATTTCTGTTTATAATAAACTTTTGGATAGTTTATTATAAACGGTATCCGAATTTATTAAAAACTATTTTTCCCGTTTTTCGGAAATGGATTAAATGTTTAAAGTAAAAATATAAACAAAATAGGGCAATAATCGTTAGACTATTACCCTATATCATATCTATCCTGATACTAAAATATATCAGTCGGAATGTTATTTATGTATCTATTGTTCTTATATTTCTCATACTGTTTATCACTTTTATTTTTTCAAAGATACAAAATAAAAAGTCGTTTGTCAAGTATTTCAGAAGAAAAGCAGACTATTCATGCACGGCTGAGATAATAAGGGGCTATCAGTAAGCTTCACTAACGTGTTGCATTTTCTGGCTCAAAAAGGAGAAAAATTCAGATTTGAGATATTCGTAAATCAGTGATTATCAATAACGGGAATTCCTCTCATGCCGCATTGGCATGGATGGGGGAATCGAACGACTAATTCAAAGCTTAAATGAAAAAGCCGTGCCGATAGGGTACACATTATCTTATAAAAAAAGCCGGAATGCATTCTACATTCCGGCTTTTTTTATAAGATATGAATTGATTTATTTTTTATATATTACTTCTATATCATCTACCCATAATTTACTCTCTGGAGCTCCCCAAAATTTATCTCCTTCTTTACTAGATGAACAAACAATAGCAAAACGATATTTCTGATTTATATCAAACTCTGCGTCACCATAATCTAAAGTTATAGTAAATTCTTTCCATTGTCCGTCAGTACTTCCTCCTTCAACTCCTCCTTTTGCTACAACACGACTAGAAGTATAAAAATTATTATCACCAGATTCTCCTGTCAGATAATCTGAAAAACCAGTCTCATCATATTCTTCTGTAGTATATAAAGATACCTTTATAGAATATTGATCAGCATATTCACCTTTAGATACATCTATGGTAGCTTTATCAGTTGCATCTGATTCACATGTATAGAAATCCTTACCTGATTCATATTTATACCATCCCTTTACTGCAACTGGTCTTCCTAAAGAATTATTAAATTGATTACCAAATTTTGTACTATTCAGAGTATTACCCGCATTAGTACTCCATGTCCCTAGAAATAGAGAGCCTGTTGTTATTGTAGGTATCAAACCTCCAACACCACCTTTGGAATTTATAGTTCTAAGTAATGCACTCTTACCATTATGACCTTCACTTTCTTCAGTAACTAACCAACCACTTACTCCTAACATAGGTTTAAACATTCCCATTTCTACTATGCCATAATTACTTGTACACCATCCTGTTGGAGTAGTAAAGGTTTCCTCATTCCCCAACATCGGTTTATGTGTAACAGGATCCCACTCTTCAAAATCATAACTAACTACAAAAGCACGTCCTGAAATAGAAGCCGTATAAATTTTAGAACTTCCATCTTCAGCTACGACAGTAAAAATAGCCTTATTTGAAGAAAAATCCACAGTTGCACCACTTGCAGGTGTTACAGTTGCTTTAGCAGAAACTTCAATAGTAGGCACCAATTTCTTCAAATCATCTGTTGTTACATCTTTTAAAACCTCAAAAACAATAGTCCCGTCTTCTTCATTGACTATTGGTTCTGAAAAAACGACAGCATTAGCTTCAACAGATTTATCAAAAGTAAAACTCAAAATTTTAGCCTCAGTACTTTCTGTTCCAGCCAACTTAGTTCCCTTATAATCAACCTTAACCTGCAATGTTCCACCACCAACTTTAACGTCGACAATCATTGCAAGATTTCCACTACCAATAGTACCGGAAACCGCTACATCACAGTCTCCTACTAAAAGAGTCATCTTTTGATTACCAGAAAACTTATAAGAAGTACCTTCTACCGTTACAGGACAGTTTTCCACAGCAATAGTACCAAGATTAAGTTCCTCACTACCTAAAAAGAAAACAAAATCTCTCAATTCTAATTTAACAGCAGTATCAGAAGCCTTAGTTACATAGACTTTTTGGGATAAACCGGAAGCTATTGGATCTGGCACGCCAACATAATATACATCCATTGTCCCTTTATAATCACCTGCTATCTCTTGCTCAATAGGAATAACTGTCGGAGTATCATCACCATCGTCATCACTACAAGATGTAAACAATGTCACTGTACACAATACAGCAAACAGATAATAAAATAATCTCTTGTTCATTTCTAAATTCTCTTTTTAATTAATAAAAGCAAATGCGTGATATTCCCATCGCACACAAATGCCAAAATTTCACAGGCGCAAAGTAACTATTATTTTCACACACCTGCAAGGTCTATTTTTCTTGTTTCTGTTCTATTTTTAAAGAAAAGCGCCTAAAATATCTTATAAGATACCGTTTTACGAGTCAAAATTATAATTTTTGAAAAGAAAAACAGCCCATTAATCATAATCCATATATCTTTGTATAAAGTAAAAAGTGTGAGAAATGAAAGAACTACCCAAAATAGATTTACCCGAAGAATGGCTCATAGGTACAGGAGTAAACAAGGCATTGCTTAGCTTGTATACCAACTTTCCTTGCCGACTGAAATCGGAAATATTCGTGCTATGCATGGAGGGAGAAATCGAAGCCTCGGTCAATCTAAATCGCATAACAGTACGGGCTAATGACTTCGTTACAATTATGCCCGGAAGTATTCTTCAGATACACAGTGTCAATGGAGAACCGATACTTTATTTCGGAGGCTTCTCATCAAAATACATAGAGCAAGCCAATTTACTTCCTTCGGCTATCAACACCCTATTTATAACGATAGGTCGACCGGTTATTTCATTAAAGCCGGAAGGAGCCAAACTACTGGCAGAATACTTTCAATTCTTGATAAAGCTATATGATTTTTTCGACGAATCAACCCGCAAAGGAATTACTCCGCACTTGTATAATAATATACATACCGGAATAGCTGCCATGTATAACAACCAGCTACAAAACACGAAAGAGTATTCGTCTAAAAGCGAGTTAATCTACAAAAACTTCACTCAACTGGTGATACAAAATTACAATAAGACGCGCAATGTAGCATGGTATGCCGAGAAACTCAAAATATCAAATATTCACCTCTGTACTACTGTAAAGAAAGTGACAGGAAACACCTGTGTCGAAATCATCTCACACATGGTAATTATGGATGCCAAATCACAACTGAAATCGACCAATATCCCCATCCAGGAAATTTCCAACTCACTCAATTTCGCCAACACATCATTCTTCGGCAAATACTTCAAACGATATGTTGGCATGAGTCCATTAGCATATAGGAATAGCGGATAAACAACATCGGTCTTAATTAACAGAATCAATTAATCTTCCGGCCTTAAAACGACACCCAGTTTTTTCTTTCCGTCCATCTTGACTATCATCGGCTTCTCAAAACGGACATGACGCAAGAATTTCGTTTCGTCTACCGCCGGTTGGGCATTAAGGAAATCCTGATCGTAAACACCGTCATTCATAAAAGCGTTGATAGTGAAATAGCCTACTCCGAAAGAAGTCAGGTTCTGGAAGAAGTGTGTGCCTTGACTCGGATCTACGCGGTAATTAGTCAAACCGGCTTCCACTATCACACGGGCAGCAGAAATATGCGGCCATTTCACCGGAATACCCAACCATGTATCGCTGCTTCCCCAACGTCCCGGACCGACAAGTACATAATTCTTACCTTCATTCAGGAACTGCCGGTTGATTTTTTCTATTTCCCAAGCAATAGCCTGATTGTTCGAAGCACTGTAACCCTCAGTCTTTACATAGACAATATCGTGAATTTCGTTCATAATGCCATGTCCCAACGAATTATAAGAACGAAGGATAACGTCCTCATCCCGTATCTCATTCAAATCTTCGTCCAACATTTCCTTACTATCCACAATCGG
The nucleotide sequence above comes from Bacteroides caccae. Encoded proteins:
- a CDS encoding PCMD domain-containing protein, with the translated sequence MKLRNVSAGIVLCLTMVSCIQDEALNVEAAIDGCSGTNIQLSTINPSSKTASIYVSKSTDLSALEIKFTLPDGASIEPVNAIANDAPPKYDFSTSQIPITPEQTLEQYQRKFRVTSESETTEAVYTITVIKSELPTNFHFENLVDGSSDYHELYEFNQQQGETLQWASGNPGFKLTGMAKSPFDYPTLQTEGYIGKGIRLETKSTGDFGEKVKMPIAAGNLFIGTFIVKDALRDAKAATKFGFPFFKHPKTLKGYYKFQPGTVYISGTDENRKPIIDPSMEGKDKGDIYAVLYEADDVEDFLDGYNSLNSNKIIALARIPSIEKTSEWKQFELPFEYKKAIDESALKEGKYKLAVVFSSSINGAEFKGSVGSTLWIDEVTIQCKEDNE
- a CDS encoding porin family protein, producing the protein MNKYILASIVILFCSISQINAQSSEHKGLLWSSLHGLDYQFKAGVNIGGTSPLPLPEEIRSIESYSPGLAITLEGNVTKWIDVQKKWGVSLGVRLANKNMTTEALVKNYGMEIFNDIGGKVEGLWTGGVKTKVKMSLLTIPILANYKISDRWKLVAGPYLSYMMDGDFSGHVYEGHLRSPDATGSRVNFEGDNIATYDFSSSLRKFQWGLQLGGEWKAYKHLNVYADLTWGLNDIFKKDFTTISFAMYPIYLNIGFGYAF
- a CDS encoding PCMD domain-containing protein — its product is MNKRLFYYLFAVLCTVTLFTSCSDDDGDDTPTVIPIEQEIAGDYKGTMDVYYVGVPDPIASGLSQKVYVTKASDTAVKLELRDFVFFLGSEELNLGTIAVENCPVTVEGTSYKFSGNQKMTLLVGDCDVAVSGTIGSGNLAMIVDVKVGGGTLQVKVDYKGTKLAGTESTEAKILSFTFDKSVEANAVVFSEPIVNEEDGTIVFEVLKDVTTDDLKKLVPTIEVSAKATVTPASGATVDFSSNKAIFTVVAEDGSSKIYTASISGRAFVVSYDFEEWDPVTHKPMLGNEETFTTPTGWCTSNYGIVEMGMFKPMLGVSGWLVTEESEGHNGKSALLRTINSKGGVGGLIPTITTGSLFLGTWSTNAGNTLNSTKFGNQFNNSLGRPVAVKGWYKYESGKDFYTCESDATDKATIDVSKGEYADQYSIKVSLYTTEEYDETGFSDYLTGESGDNNFYTSSRVVAKGGVEGGSTDGQWKEFTITLDYGDAEFDINQKYRFAIVCSSSKEGDKFWGAPESKLWVDDIEVIYKK
- a CDS encoding helix-turn-helix domain-containing protein translates to MKELPKIDLPEEWLIGTGVNKALLSLYTNFPCRLKSEIFVLCMEGEIEASVNLNRITVRANDFVTIMPGSILQIHSVNGEPILYFGGFSSKYIEQANLLPSAINTLFITIGRPVISLKPEGAKLLAEYFQFLIKLYDFFDESTRKGITPHLYNNIHTGIAAMYNNQLQNTKEYSSKSELIYKNFTQLVIQNYNKTRNVAWYAEKLKISNIHLCTTVKKVTGNTCVEIISHMVIMDAKSQLKSTNIPIQEISNSLNFANTSFFGKYFKRYVGMSPLAYRNSG